Genomic segment of Andrena cerasifolii isolate SP2316 chromosome 16, iyAndCera1_principal, whole genome shotgun sequence:
TGCTGTCGCAGTGGTAAAGATTAGTGATCACGCATGAGAGAAGTTTTCTATTATTCAGAATTTATTGTGTTGCCCAGCAGTCAGATTGTTTTCGTTCCCACTAGAATATATTAACCGAATGTTTATCGAACGTTTCTGTCGTGCTTGTAAATAGAAAAGTACAAAGTATTATCCGATATTTCCGCTGTGCACACGCATCTGTCAGTTTCGATTCAGTGTCAAGTTCCTCCCACAACAGCGTACGATATCGCATTATATTAAGTATTTGTCAATGGAACTGAACCGCTCCGGGCAGAATGTTATCGCTGCTTTTACATGCGAGGCGAAGCTGTTGCTCTCCAACGCATTTTAACGTAACGGGTCCAACGAAAGGCGATTACGAGCACGAGAACTGAAGAGATTCCTTCGCAGCGGCTGGTCGATCCGAATTAAAAGGCACGATTGTTGCATTTACTTTTGTTTACCACTCATGACAGAACATAATCCACGAGCTAGCTGTCATCGAAGACGATCTTCGCGATATAATAGCTATGCCAGAATTAGCAAATTTTATAGGTGGGTGTTGTCTCATCACACCCATTGATATGACTCAAAACATCGGCGGCGTGTATTTACAACTTCCTCAGAAAGCAATGATAAAACATGCATGAATACGACTCCACGGATACCATATATGAGCAATTGATTCACGATTGGTTCGCCCTGGTCCAAAGTGTATTTAATGCGTTGACAAGGTTAGGAAAGGGCCACCAATCATGAAGAGTCCTGTGTCTCGTCATTTAAATGGAAATAATCATCCTGTCTCGCCACAGAATGTACCTCCGTGCGTCGTCTCTCATTATGGAAACATGCCTAATAATTATCAGGTGCTAAAAGTATCTGGAAAGGATACCAATTGCTATGTAGCGAATAATATTACGCCGAAAATTGGGAAGCAACAGTTAGTGTCGCTGAACGGAGATTCTATATCCTGTAACAGCGTGAATGTCGACGAGGCTCTGGCGTGCGACGTGGCTTCCATGCCTGCCGTGAAAACGAAGGCACTATGTGTCCATATCCGTGAGAATAAATGGTACGACGCCGGGAACGTAGTTTCTGTGGGTGTCGCCGGGACTAGTTTAAATCACGCATTGGAGAGCATATCCTTAGCATATAATCCTACAACAAAACAATTGTATTCTCTGGATGATGTAAATGTATCCAACGATGCGCAGCTTGACTGTAAATCGCAATATTTAAATTCCTCTTGCGACTACAAGGAAGAATCTTTAAATGGGATTTCTAAAGTCGAAGAGGACAAATATACCAGATTGGAGAGCGGAAGCGCCAGCAGTAGTCCTAGAAACAGTTTGCCACGTTCTTGCAGCAGTACTGTGTCTTCCCTTAGCGAAGTCTCCCCTTCCGGAAGCTTTCTGGGTTCGGACGAGCAACAAGTTTCAGAGAAAGCTGAAAAGTCCAAGCGCTGGGGACTGAACacacttttctcgaaaaatgtCTTCTCCTGGAAAAATAAGGATTCTCAACAATCTACTCCTAGCGGTAGTCCATCGAGAAACGTAGATAAGGTAGGCGGCAGTTCAGCTCTGATCCAGCAACCCAGACCAGCGAATCTACCAGCCAAAAATGCACTCGAGGAGGAGCGGCATCGTAAGCAATATAACGCGATTCTAGAAGCGGCGAGGAAGCGCGAATTACGAGAGGAGAAAGAACGTAAACAGCAAAGGGAAGTACAgcttaaagaagaagaaagattgGCGGAAGATTCTCATACCTGGAACATGCATGTTCTTCCGAAATTTGAAAGTGTTAAAAATACGAAGAAAGTACGCGAATTATGGTGGCGCGGTCTTCCGCCCAGTGTTCGCGGTAAAGTGTGGAAGCTGGCGATTCCAAATAATTTAAATGTAACGGCGCATCTTTATAAGATATGTTTGGATAGAGCAATGGCGAGTCCTGTAAGCGACACATTAGCTGCAATCAAATTAGATGTATCTCGTACCTTTCCTACCTTATGTGTCTTTCAAGAGGGTGGACCATTATCTCGTAGCCTTCAAGGTATTTTGGCAGCCTATGCAGTTTATAGGCCCGACGTTGGTTACGTACAAGGTATGAGTTTTGTGGGTGCTGTATTATCATTAAACATGGAACCTCCAGATGCCTTCACCTGCTTCGCTAATTTATTAAATCATCCCTGCCACAGAGCTGCTTTCATGTTAGACCAGAAACAGATGGATATTTATTACAAAGTATATTCTAGCGCACTCGCACACAAGCTGCCGAAAGTATTTTCTCATTTCACGGTGGCTGGTCTTAGCCCGGATTTATATTTGCTAGATTGGTTGTACACTATA
This window contains:
- the LOC143377726 gene encoding TBC1 domain family member 14, which produces MKSPVSRHLNGNNHPVSPQNVPPCVVSHYGNMPNNYQVLKVSGKDTNCYVANNITPKIGKQQLVSLNGDSISCNSVNVDEALACDVASMPAVKTKALCVHIRENKWYDAGNVVSVGVAGTSLNHALESISLAYNPTTKQLYSLDDVNVSNDAQLDCKSQYLNSSCDYKEESLNGISKVEEDKYTRLESGSASSSPRNSLPRSCSSTVSSLSEVSPSGSFLGSDEQQVSEKAEKSKRWGLNTLFSKNVFSWKNKDSQQSTPSGSPSRNVDKVGGSSALIQQPRPANLPAKNALEEERHRKQYNAILEAARKRELREEKERKQQREVQLKEEERLAEDSHTWNMHVLPKFESVKNTKKVRELWWRGLPPSVRGKVWKLAIPNNLNVTAHLYKICLDRAMASPVSDTLAAIKLDVSRTFPTLCVFQEGGPLSRSLQGILAAYAVYRPDVGYVQGMSFVGAVLSLNMEPPDAFTCFANLLNHPCHRAAFMLDQKQMDIYYKVYSSALAHKLPKVFSHFTVAGLSPDLYLLDWLYTIYAKAMPLDVACRVWDVFLRDGDEFLFRTALGVLHLYQEELLKMDFVHGAQFLTRLPENLQVEALFNSISQMSTTVGTTTFQQMLVQFSSL